In Channa argus isolate prfri chromosome 15, Channa argus male v1.0, whole genome shotgun sequence, the DNA window tcactttctctttgttttcaccCAGTGAAGTTCCTAAAGTGTCACAGACACAACTGTTAGAAGTTCCTCAGACCAACAGAGAGGCTAAGGATTTAACCTCAGAGATCTTCCCGCTTCATCTCTTCTTCTTGCTGTTTCGCAGCATCTTCTTTCTCTTCAGGATCATTTCATAGAGCTTCTCCAGCCCAGGCTGCAAACCCTGGCCATCCAGTGCTGAGCAGCCCTGCGTGTGGTGCAGTGTGGATGTGCTGAGTTCATGGAGGGCCAGCACCTTCTCCacctgaaacacagacacattgcaGAAAACTTAGCTTTTCGCGTAGCAAATGCTTAGTTGATggacaaaatgtattcatatacAACTATCTGATGATAAATCTTGatactaaatattttactgtcCAAACTCTGTAGGTTTCAGCCTCTGTGGATTCAGGATTGTCcggttttgtcttttgtgataGTAACACAGATACTTGGTTTTCCCTAATATATAATGTTTTAAGCGACTGAACTGTCATGAGGACATTTTTGTAATTGCTGTGTTAATCTAAAATGAATCACCAAGCTCATTTGACTGTATATTTCTCTGCACCACCAACATTAGATGGTAGTTGGGATGGATATTCCTCTTATAATAGAAATAAACCCTACATATCACATATGCACACTCAGCTCATGTCTTGTGTTGAACAGTACAGAGTGTAGCACTACACCTTTCCTTTTAATACTTGTATTTTTATGGCATTGAGGCTGTAGTTTTTCAGATGCCCAAAATCAAAATATTGGGGAGGCTGAATCATTTGGTTTCAGACATGAACAGGTAAACAAAAAACTTGCACTGCAAAGTAAAGTAATGGACTAAAgcgatataaaaaaaaaagaagaaagcaacAAGCCCTAAAACATAACCTACTGTAAACAACAATATCAATCTATACAGGTTACAGTAGTTACCTCTGAAGCTGACATGGCTCCATCCAGATCCTGTTTGTTTGCCAGAACCACCAGAGGCACCCCCTGGTTTTCCGCTGAGCGGGCGATCCTGTGGAGCTCCACCTTGGCCTCCTCCATCCGCTCCGTCTCTGCTGCATCCACCACAAATACCAGCCCGTCTGTTCGCCTGGTGTACGACTTCCAGAGGGGCCTCAGTTTCTCCTGACCGCCAACATCCCACACCTGGAACGTGGTGGTGTTGGTTTTGGAGCTCCCCATGGGCACTTTAATCCTCTCCATGTTGAATCCCTTGGTGGGGATTGTCTCAACAAACTCCCGCAGCTTGAGTCTGTAGAGGAGGGAAGTCTTCCCGGCAGAGTCCAAACCAATCACTACTACATGCAATGACTGGAAGCTAGGGAGGAATGGGGTATTAGGAGCAATTTCTGTTAACTGGTTCCCCATGTTTATTTCCAGTTGAGTCCAATATTCTCTTTTAAGAGTCTATAAGGCCAAATAATTCCCTTAGTGGGTGTTGTAGGTCCCACTTGTCCTTGAAAGTCACAAATAAAGTGTGTCTCAAGACACTTTGAAAGGAGGAGACAGGATGGAAAGGGAGGAGTCTTTCTGGCTGGGGAGCAGTTCACACTTCTGGCGTCACTTCAAAGGCTAGTCGAGGACCCTGCCTGACCACTCACCAGCGACCTAGgaggaaaaacagagggaggggggagggaaAGCGTTggtcagttatttttttttacaaaggcACTAGGCTGTCAGCAGGCCAACCGAGAGGCACTGCAGCCTCGCCATAAAAAAATGATCAACTTCtccatttttaaacttaaaacataCTGTTAGATGTATCATGCACACACGTTGTAAGGTAAAGCAATTTTGATAAATTgaggaaataaaatgacatgttATACTTCTTATGCACGGATAAAGGTGGTCATCTGTAAACAGCAGTAGGTTCAAGATTTACGTTCTAAAGCTTCTCTTGTAAACTGCCGGTAAGCTTTTGTCCCGATTCACCGGCTGTACAGTGAATGATAAGCCACTGCAAAAGCAGAGCAGGACGCGCAGTCAGAGAGACATCGGACAATCCTGCCTGCTGTCTTTCGTTGGCGTTAGGCTAAAGTAACGCTAGCTTGTTAAGCAAACGTACGCGGTCTTGTTTGTAATATCCCAGTTCAAAACATAGCAGAAAACACCAGCAACGACAAATTAtacaattgtgaaaaaaaaatactaaatactttCAGGCAGGTTTGATATAATGTATAAAGTAGCATGTTTAACTTTTCAATAATAAGAcgaaaatttccttttttttttactcattcacGGGGGAATCTGGTGTCGCGAGCGTATCCACgtttcaccaaagtcaacaaacGGACGCGTTTTGCATTTCggtgtaaaacatatttaaaaccaATCTCACCTGAACGCACTTCCACGTTCAACAAATTAGTCCGCATTACTGCAGAGCGACGACTTTTAACGTCAAAACAAGCCGACACTCTTCGTTAACAAAGCGGCAGTGCACACAACGCGTCCGACGCTCCTGGTTGTCCAACACACACTGGGACCGTGAGAGAGCAGCTCCACCAACCTCCCGCTGCTGACGTAACAGCGGCAGGAGGGGACAGAGCGCGTGAGAGGAGCCTCTTGGAGAATGGAGGAAACGCCTCTACACCCAATCCATGAAACTGGGTGGGATTTTATCTGCGTTATTGAAACCAATGTGTTTTTAGGCACTTATTTATATACACTCTTAAATTTTTTCCTAAAATTCAAGTAGTCCAGTAGTAAAATGCAGAAAGTAAAAACTCCAGCAGTTACTAAAGTACTGTATCCTTATATCCTGTATATAATATGCTACAGTATCTGTACTTCACTTCCATTTTTTGCCGCTTCACAattttatattacttttttcGAAGCAAATTTCACTACATTTATGCTACATTTGCTTTAGTTGCTACACGATAACCAAACACGAAAACTGGTCGCAAGAAAGCCACAATTATGTAAAGAATTTCAAATTCTAGCATTATTATTAGAATTTCATTCACTAAGAAACAGTCAGTTCCACATTTAGCCGCAACAAAATGAATGCttcaataattataatccaaAAAATATGACTTGAGCCATAAAGTGTACTTCTACTTTTGGTACATAAGTAGTTTAACCTTAAGTAACATTCTAAATACTTACAAGCTGTAGTATAAAAATAGCTTTGAACAGAACTGTTTGATTCCAAAGTATTAAAGTaccatttgtgtttgtgagatgtTAAACACTGCAACTAGATCCCACTGTCATAAACATAATGGAACAGATGTAAATGGGATCAAgcatatgaataaatacacaactGATGTGCAGGAATCCAAATTAAGTGGTAATAGTAgtaagtatgtgtgtttgtgtgtctaaaaTCATCAGGAGCACTGTGAAGCAAGAGAGATGGATTGATTTTTCCATTGTCACAATATGGATTTTAATAActgttgaaatgaaatgttccaTTCGGGAATCAATgtcatgtgtctgtgtctgtgtctgcccCTATGTTCTGTTGTTGAGATGTTTAGAAACCAGTATCAGGTGTTACAGGTTTCTAAAACCAGGGTATGCTGTTTACAGGCCTCTGGACAATTACCAGACCGGCTGCTGATTCAACCCTGTGTCCAACTTTGACGTATCCATCTTTAAAATAATTCGAAAAGCTTTGGGGATCAAAAAGGTAAAACTATTCAGGAAACTAATGGAAAAAATAGATATAAATGTTTAGGTATAGATACggaaaaatatgaattaaaagtTTTACCAAAGAataagcagaagaagaagaaagagaccaatttcagtttcagtatttttcttgGGATAAGATTAATACAACTCAAACTATCCAAGACAACTAACCCTGCGTGGGTAGTTTTCAGAAAACGTGCTGTGTAATAGCGACAGACTTGTGAGACTGGCCGAAGAGACGGTTCCCCAATCTGCAAAAGTCACTGAGTTTCCATTccagtgtgtgtattgtgtgcatGATGTGTCCCTTTGTGCTCAGgtcttttccttttgttgtcCCAACCTGAAACAGCTGATAACAGCCCTTTGATTTGCCTACGCTTTGCAGCCTGCCTGATACACACAAACCCACGTGTGGGAAGATGCCATGATGCTGATATAACCAGTTTCCCACTGAATCTACAAATCATCTGACACCTATTCAAATCAGCACCTTTAGAGCTGCAGCTCGTCTAAATTTCCACGGAAAGATGAAGCAGAGCTGCAAGGGTGCTACACTTTCAATACAACATCCAATTTTTTATCAGAATGTCTTCTATGATTATGTTCTGTGTCCATTCAAGCCCCCCTTTATGTGTCCACATGCCTTCTCAACAAGCAGTCAGTCAGCCTGGCTCCCTCCAGTCAGTCAATAGGCCATTacttatttcacacacacacacacacacacacacacacacacacacacaccaacacacatcATTATCATAACGAGTGGCAGTATCAGGGACAGAACTACAGGCCACTATCATGCAAATCAATACAAACGAGCCATTATGTCAGATAGCTCACGCTGATCGTGAGGATCTGTTAGTATCTGTTAGCACTCTGGGCTGCTGGAATTAATCGCTTCATTTGCTGTgacaagaaaaatattttgcttttttcctaTTAGATTTTTCCATCTTACTTCTTCCGCAGTTTTTCCTTAAGTATTCTATAAAATTACTGGTCTCTGTTCAACTAACTTCTATGAAtcaatatgatttaaaaaaaaaataaataaaaatcgaCGGCTTTCAACTTGTCCCTTCAAGGATCACCACAGTGGTTCTGCAAATTGATTTAGCATtgttttttatgccggatgccctggttgctgcaaccctcccttttttttttaaaaatatggttCAGCagcagggtggcccttggtggctgggcggggggGACACACCTGCTGGGGTGGGAAAATAGCTTCAATCACTTGACTGCAGCGGTAGTCGAGTGATACAAACATCATTAACACGCCCACTCAATCGCTTGTGACTTCCGCTGGTATCgcattgtttcttttatttactcTGACATGTAACAGAGCggcctaatgtgtccagctttgctgtGGAATcaccagaagtcaacttgttagcttagctaacAGGCTGCAAATCCTTTTTTCAGTAGTAAATGGATTGAAGCCGTGTACTACTAAGCTACCTGTCAATCTATGAATGCTAAGTTCtgaatttagatgcaaagacaTTTTGACAGCGTACATAAATCACTAtggtgtattactgtaagttattgtgctatATGCAGTGTGGGGTGGTGtgtatttcattgtattttccatatgtAAAGCATAGTGGTTTTAGGATTTAGACATTTTTGCCTTGGGCTCGAACAGACTCTAGGATCACCACAGCCTTTAGAACTACCAAACTGAAACCTATAAGAGCTGGAATGGTTACAGCTGTTTCTACTTTGGGCCTCCACAGATCCGCAGTGGGAGAGACTTGAATGGAGAAGACGAAAACGTATCCAGGAAGTGACAAAACATCCAAGCACCGGCAGCctcttttacttcagtaaagaCCAGTGTTCATGACTTCAGTATCTGAAAGTCACAGGCTACAAATGGCATCATAGGGGACTggtgaggttaaaaaaaaaaaaaaaacacaatgaaccCAGAAGAACATTAAAGGAAGGGATCCTTCTTCTTATTTTATGATCCATGAACAGTCAGCTACAAATGCAGCTGATCCTCATTCCAAAGGGCAGTGGCTCACTCTGTGGATGGCTGGAGGAATAGCAGCCACGAGACATGAGGTTTGGGAGATGTTGCACATGCAAACTTAAACCTTTTATACTGTTACTAGTCCTAAAAGGCCTGCAAGACCCTGTGCACCAAATACGTTGCTATTTGAAAAACTATACGTGGAAAACACAATGCCATATTctgattttctaaaataaattcaatagaaaattcaataaaacaaacagaaaacctaAAGGTATTTAAAGACTCTTTTGTGGCCAATGCACATTTTAAGTATCACATAACTGGGACGactttacttgtttttttctctgtaaagCATTTGATTTCTCAGGTCTGCTGGAGGAGCAGCTGTTGAACCAGACTTGACTTTACAcaattaaaaatgctttttcagcTTGTTGCCTATGGTTGTAGT includes these proteins:
- the LOC137099938 gene encoding ADP-ribosylation factor-like protein 4D, with the translated sequence MGNQLTEIAPNTPFLPSFQSLHVVVIGLDSAGKTSLLYRLKLREFVETIPTKGFNMERIKVPMGSSKTNTTTFQVWDVGGQEKLRPLWKSYTRRTDGLVFVVDAAETERMEEAKVELHRIARSAENQGVPLVVLANKQDLDGAMSASEVEKVLALHELSTSTLHHTQGCSALDGQGLQPGLEKLYEMILKRKKMLRNSKKKR